From a single Micromonospora sp. WMMD1102 genomic region:
- a CDS encoding AMP-binding protein — MQDGPDTPAEPAAVTLADRVRLAATARADQPALISADGATLSWAELDGAVDRAAAALSALAGPADDHPARVAIALHNSPDFAVAFFGTQRAGLVAVPVNPALTAPELRHILADSAASVLICTEQVRSAVEGIRADLPALTEPHTTLPNPPGQPARDPAGPADPEAVAVLLYTSGTTGEPKGAMLSHRALLANHEQIGRITPPVVGPDDRVLLALPLFHAYGLNAGLGAVAYHGACGVLVERFEPAGVLELVARHRVSVLVGVPSMFLGWTMLPEAPTAAGVPAGPALRTAMDSVRVAICGAAPLAVGGATRFAEATGRQIQVGYGLTETAPVLTTTLAGTPAESNSIGRPIPGVELRLVAADGEELWRDGSVVDPAGGADDADEPDLEFSSPGTDPGEIVVRGANLFSGYWPDGHGGPDPDGWWHTGDVAYADAAGDLFLVDRLGELILVNGFNVYPQEVERVLGGHPEVVESVVVGVPHPTAGEAVTAYVVRSPEGTVSAAELAAHCARNLARFKCPSRIEFVGSLPLSAIGRVRRSVIRSRGSSDDE; from the coding sequence GTGCAGGATGGACCGGACACCCCCGCCGAGCCGGCCGCGGTCACCCTGGCCGACCGGGTACGCCTCGCCGCCACCGCCCGCGCCGACCAGCCGGCGCTGATCTCGGCGGACGGCGCGACGCTGAGCTGGGCCGAACTGGACGGTGCGGTGGACCGGGCCGCAGCCGCGCTGAGCGCCCTCGCCGGGCCTGCCGACGACCATCCGGCCCGGGTCGCGATCGCCCTGCACAACTCGCCCGACTTCGCGGTGGCGTTCTTCGGCACCCAGCGGGCCGGGCTGGTCGCGGTGCCGGTCAACCCGGCGCTGACCGCCCCGGAACTGCGGCACATCCTGGCCGACTCGGCGGCGAGTGTCCTGATCTGCACCGAGCAGGTCCGGTCCGCCGTCGAGGGAATCCGAGCCGACCTGCCGGCACTGACCGAACCGCACACCACACTGCCGAACCCGCCCGGACAGCCGGCGCGCGACCCGGCCGGACCGGCGGATCCGGAGGCGGTCGCGGTGCTGCTCTACACCTCCGGCACCACCGGCGAACCGAAGGGGGCGATGCTGTCGCACCGGGCGCTGCTCGCCAACCACGAGCAGATCGGCCGGATCACCCCGCCGGTGGTCGGGCCGGACGACCGGGTGCTGCTGGCGCTGCCGCTCTTCCACGCGTACGGGCTGAACGCCGGGCTGGGCGCGGTGGCGTACCACGGGGCGTGCGGGGTGCTCGTCGAGCGGTTCGAGCCGGCCGGCGTACTGGAACTCGTCGCCCGGCACCGGGTGAGCGTGCTTGTCGGCGTACCGTCGATGTTCCTCGGCTGGACGATGCTGCCGGAGGCGCCGACGGCGGCCGGGGTGCCCGCCGGCCCGGCGCTGCGCACCGCGATGGACTCGGTGCGGGTGGCGATCTGCGGCGCCGCTCCGCTGGCCGTCGGCGGCGCGACCCGGTTCGCCGAGGCGACCGGCCGGCAGATCCAGGTCGGCTACGGGCTGACCGAGACCGCTCCGGTGCTCACCACCACACTGGCGGGCACGCCGGCCGAGTCGAACTCGATCGGCCGGCCGATCCCCGGTGTCGAACTGCGACTCGTCGCCGCCGACGGCGAGGAGCTGTGGCGGGACGGCTCGGTCGTCGACCCGGCCGGCGGTGCGGACGACGCCGACGAGCCGGACCTGGAGTTCTCCTCGCCCGGCACCGACCCCGGCGAGATCGTGGTCCGGGGCGCCAACCTCTTCTCCGGGTACTGGCCGGACGGGCACGGCGGCCCCGACCCGGACGGCTGGTGGCACACCGGCGACGTGGCGTACGCCGACGCGGCCGGCGACCTCTTCCTGGTGGACCGGCTCGGCGAGCTGATCCTGGTCAACGGCTTCAACGTCTATCCGCAGGAGGTCGAACGGGTGCTCGGCGGGCACCCGGAGGTGGTCGAGTCGGTGGTCGTCGGGGTCCCGCACCCGACGGCCGGCGAGGCGGTGACCGCCTACGTCGTGCGGTCCCCGGAGGGTACGGTCTCCGCCGCCGAGCTGGCCGCACACTGCGCCCGCAACCTGGCCCGGTTCAAGTGCCCGAGCAGGATAGAGTTCGTCGGTTCCCTGCCGCTCTCCGCGATCGGCCGGGTACGCAGATCGGTGATCCGCTCAAGGGGGTCGAGTGACGACGAGTGA
- a CDS encoding glutaredoxin family protein, which produces MTTSDARLTLVTRPGCHLCEVAREAVERVVAVTGDRWTELDVTGDLELEREYGDRLPVVLLDGREHGYWRVEEERLLRDLTAPRT; this is translated from the coding sequence GTGACGACGAGTGACGCCCGGCTGACCCTGGTCACCCGGCCCGGCTGCCACCTCTGCGAGGTCGCCCGGGAGGCGGTCGAGCGGGTGGTGGCGGTGACCGGCGACCGGTGGACCGAACTCGACGTCACCGGCGACCTGGAGCTGGAACGGGAGTACGGCGACCGGCTGCCGGTGGTGCTGCTCGACGGCCGCGAACACGGCTACTGGCGGGTCGAGGAGGAACGGCTGCTCCGCGACCTGACCGCCCCCCGGACCTGA
- a CDS encoding HAD hydrolase-like protein — MREHLVWDWNGTLLDDLTLVVAATNVALAGAGGPAVTAEEHRTQFRRPIADYYAEVLGRAVDVDEFTRLDQLFHEAYRVGLASCALAADAEVAIRSWPGTQSLLSMWFHDELVPAVDRYGLTAVFGRVDGLRGTVGGDRKAAHLARHLAEAGIDGSSTVLIGDSVDDAEAADSVGARCVLYTGGFTDAARLRAAGWPVADSLTEAVTLAAKLD, encoded by the coding sequence ATGCGTGAGCACCTCGTCTGGGACTGGAACGGCACCCTGCTGGACGACCTGACCCTGGTCGTCGCCGCCACCAACGTGGCCCTGGCCGGTGCCGGCGGGCCGGCGGTGACCGCCGAGGAGCACCGTACGCAGTTCCGCCGGCCGATCGCGGACTACTACGCGGAGGTACTGGGCCGGGCCGTGGACGTCGACGAGTTCACCCGGCTGGACCAGCTCTTCCACGAGGCGTACCGGGTCGGGCTGGCGAGCTGCGCGCTGGCCGCCGACGCCGAGGTCGCGATCCGGTCCTGGCCGGGCACCCAGTCGCTGCTGTCGATGTGGTTCCACGACGAGCTGGTGCCGGCGGTCGACCGGTACGGGCTGACCGCCGTCTTCGGTCGGGTCGACGGGCTGCGCGGCACCGTTGGCGGCGACCGCAAGGCCGCCCACCTGGCCCGGCACCTGGCCGAGGCCGGCATCGACGGCAGCTCGACGGTGCTGATCGGCGACTCCGTCGACGACGCCGAGGCGGCCGACTCGGTGGGTGCCCGGTGTGTCCTCTACACCGGCGGGTTCACCGACGCGGCCCGGCTGCGCGCCGCCGGCTGGCCGGTCGCCGACTCGCTCACCGAGGCCGTCACCCTTGCCGCCAAACTGGATTGA
- a CDS encoding flavin reductase family protein, with protein sequence MNGEPTPERVRGAFAHLVSAVSVVTAHGPDGPVGMTVSALCTLTLDPPRLLLSFQHTSRTLAVLRSRGVFAVNVLPETGASVADQFATAVGPRRFHGQETVTIDQCPVLVDSLAWFICAPETEQPIGDHVVMAARVRRAEVHGGRPAQPLIRFRHGYQALRSPDRPAAAEPTPAMVTINPVWRQG encoded by the coding sequence ATGAATGGTGAGCCAACTCCGGAACGGGTACGCGGTGCGTTCGCCCACCTGGTCTCCGCCGTGTCGGTGGTGACCGCCCACGGGCCGGACGGTCCGGTGGGGATGACGGTCAGCGCGCTGTGCACTCTCACCCTCGACCCACCCCGGCTGTTGCTCTCGTTCCAGCACACCTCCCGTACTCTCGCAGTGCTGCGCTCACGCGGGGTGTTCGCGGTGAACGTACTGCCCGAAACGGGCGCCTCGGTGGCGGACCAGTTCGCCACCGCCGTCGGGCCGCGGAGGTTCCACGGCCAGGAGACCGTCACCATCGACCAGTGCCCGGTCCTGGTCGACAGCCTCGCCTGGTTCATCTGCGCCCCGGAGACCGAACAACCGATCGGCGACCATGTCGTGATGGCGGCACGGGTGCGCCGGGCCGAGGTACACGGCGGTCGGCCAGCGCAACCGCTGATCAGGTTTCGCCACGGGTACCAGGCGCTGCGGAGCCCGGACCGTCCGGCAGCGGCCGAGCCGACCCCCGCGATGGTCACGATCAATCCAGTTTGGCGGCAAGGGTGA
- a CDS encoding tetratricopeptide repeat protein, with protein MRARFRAAPHRDFSAAAEYADLAIKHIDRLPQSPREIGNRIFLEKNFRALLAVRDKRPDDALRLLEEGLADIRRLCPARHQTESPIFLQNRARVYAALKRFDSAVTSYSEAIALEPFCAELHFKRGTSHHALGDHQAALTDYRLALQAGPPRPEMHLNAALAHAALDDDDHALDEYGHTLELNPGHLSARLKRATLHYRAGRLAEAGEDAEVGLRIDPRHADLLCVRGLVRLSTGDLDAALADFTAAVETNPGHTAALKNRSSAWFAKGDLNSALRDADRCVATRPDGAAYLNRGYLHQSLGSWQQAMADYNRAAGYQDADHAELHRRQASCVRALMEQTVLARA; from the coding sequence ATGCGGGCCCGATTCCGCGCCGCGCCGCACCGGGACTTCTCCGCGGCGGCGGAGTACGCGGATCTGGCCATCAAGCACATCGACCGCCTCCCGCAGAGTCCCCGCGAGATCGGCAACCGCATCTTCCTGGAGAAGAACTTCCGGGCGTTGTTGGCCGTCCGCGACAAGCGGCCGGACGACGCGCTGCGCCTGCTGGAGGAAGGGCTTGCGGACATCCGCCGGCTGTGCCCCGCCCGGCACCAGACGGAGAGCCCGATATTCCTCCAGAACCGGGCCCGGGTGTACGCGGCGCTGAAGAGGTTCGACTCCGCGGTCACCTCCTACAGCGAGGCGATCGCACTGGAGCCGTTCTGCGCCGAACTGCACTTCAAGCGGGGCACCAGCCATCATGCTCTCGGTGACCACCAGGCCGCGCTGACCGACTACCGGCTGGCTCTCCAGGCCGGCCCGCCGCGCCCGGAAATGCATCTCAACGCCGCACTGGCCCACGCGGCGCTCGATGACGACGACCATGCGCTGGACGAGTACGGTCACACCCTGGAGCTGAATCCGGGACACCTCTCCGCCAGGTTGAAACGGGCGACGTTGCACTATCGGGCCGGGCGGCTGGCCGAGGCGGGCGAGGACGCCGAGGTGGGGCTGCGCATCGACCCCCGGCACGCGGACCTGCTCTGTGTACGCGGACTCGTGCGGCTCTCGACGGGTGATCTGGACGCCGCCCTGGCAGATTTCACGGCGGCGGTGGAGACGAACCCGGGACACACGGCCGCGCTGAAGAACCGCAGCAGTGCGTGGTTCGCCAAGGGAGACCTGAACAGCGCCCTCCGCGACGCCGACCGGTGCGTGGCGACCCGTCCGGACGGCGCCGCCTACCTCAACCGCGGCTATCTGCACCAGTCACTCGGATCCTGGCAACAGGCGATGGCCGACTACAACCGCGCAGCCGGGTACCAGGACGCCGACCATGCCGAACTGCACCGCCGGCAAGCCAGCTGCGTCCGCGCCCTCATGGAGCAGACGGTCCTCGCACGAGCCTGA
- a CDS encoding ISAs1 family transposase: MATIADPRSPRGARYPLVGLLTVAVCAVTAGASSFAAIADWLHDLDDLARARLGFIRAVPAATTIWRLLTRLDADLLATVLADWLRTRVPPPVTPRPRRYRIVIAIDGKTMRGARRADGSRVHLLSALDTSTGIVLAQVTVAAKSNEIPAFTPLLDAVEQVLGSLDGLIFVADALHTQTSHATEVAARGADLLIPVKGNQPTVFAQLKALPWAQVPVGDRRRETGHGRRETRTVKALTVATPGGLLFPHAEQAVRITRTRTLKGKTTRETAYYTISLPAEHAQPADLQSWARNEWLIENQVHHVRDVTFREDLHQARTGTGPAIMATLRNTAASYHRTNGDTNIARATRRADRRPHDLITAMTSSYPRTQ, from the coding sequence TTGGCCACCATCGCGGACCCCCGGTCCCCGCGTGGGGCGCGTTACCCGCTCGTCGGGCTACTGACCGTCGCGGTGTGCGCCGTGACCGCCGGCGCATCATCGTTCGCGGCCATCGCGGACTGGCTGCACGACCTCGATGACCTCGCCAGGGCCCGGCTCGGGTTCATCCGCGCCGTCCCGGCCGCGACCACGATCTGGCGGCTGCTGACCAGGTTGGACGCTGACCTGCTGGCCACCGTGCTCGCCGACTGGCTGCGTACCCGCGTCCCGCCTCCGGTCACGCCCCGACCTCGGCGGTACCGGATCGTCATCGCCATCGACGGCAAGACCATGCGCGGCGCCCGCCGCGCCGATGGCAGCCGGGTCCACCTGCTGTCCGCGCTGGACACCAGCACCGGCATCGTGCTCGCTCAGGTCACCGTGGCCGCGAAAAGCAACGAAATCCCCGCGTTCACCCCACTGCTGGACGCGGTCGAACAGGTTCTGGGTAGCCTGGACGGCCTCATCTTCGTGGCCGACGCCCTCCATACACAGACCAGCCACGCGACCGAGGTCGCCGCTCGCGGCGCCGACCTGCTCATCCCGGTCAAAGGTAACCAGCCGACCGTGTTTGCCCAGCTCAAGGCCTTGCCCTGGGCCCAGGTCCCGGTGGGTGACCGACGCCGCGAAACCGGTCACGGCCGGCGGGAGACCCGCACGGTCAAGGCGCTCACCGTAGCCACCCCCGGCGGTCTGCTGTTCCCTCACGCCGAGCAGGCCGTCCGGATCACCCGCACCCGCACCCTCAAGGGCAAGACCACCAGGGAAACCGCCTACTACACCATCTCCCTCCCCGCCGAGCACGCCCAACCCGCGGACCTGCAGTCCTGGGCCCGAAACGAGTGGCTGATCGAGAATCAGGTCCATCATGTCCGCGACGTCACGTTCCGTGAAGACCTCCACCAAGCCAGAACCGGCACCGGCCCCGCAATCATGGCGACGCTACGTAACACCGCGGCCAGTTACCACCGCACCAACGGCGATACCAACATCGCCCGCGCCACCAGACGCGCCGACCGTCGCCCGCACGACCTCATCACTGCAATGACCAGCAGCTACCCCAGAACGCAATGA
- a CDS encoding transposase: MAGHHLGQGTRLAAATGAWIVFEDEAGQTLRPPKSRTWARKGHTPVVRVSGKGSGRVSIAGLIAYKPGQRGHVFYRLRVHRNRRGERRSLSEDDYATLVTAAHHRLHAPIILIWDGVNTHTSTATRQLIAARHRWLTVVQLPAYAPDLNPVEGLWSTMKPSLGNLAVDDVNHLAAIIRNRLKRIQYRPDLIPGFLAQTGLSLEPEPP, translated from the coding sequence CTGGCGGGCCACCACCTGGGCCAAGGTACGAGGCTAGCGGCGGCGACCGGAGCGTGGATCGTCTTCGAAGACGAGGCCGGACAGACCCTCCGCCCGCCCAAGTCCCGGACCTGGGCCCGCAAGGGCCACACTCCCGTCGTGCGGGTGTCGGGCAAGGGCTCGGGCCGGGTCTCGATCGCCGGGCTGATCGCCTACAAGCCCGGCCAACGCGGCCACGTCTTCTACCGCCTGCGCGTTCACCGCAACCGTAGGGGCGAGCGCCGCAGCCTGTCCGAGGACGACTACGCCACCCTGGTCACCGCCGCGCACCACCGGCTCCACGCCCCGATCATCCTGATCTGGGACGGAGTCAACACCCACACCAGCACCGCGACGCGTCAACTCATCGCCGCCCGCCACCGGTGGCTGACCGTGGTCCAGCTACCCGCGTACGCACCTGACCTCAACCCCGTCGAGGGCCTGTGGTCAACGATGAAGCCCAGCCTCGGCAACCTCGCCGTCGACGACGTAAACCACCTCGCCGCGATCATCCGCAACCGACTCAAACGCATCCAGTACCGACCCGACCTGATCCCCGGCTTCCTCGCCCAGACCGGACTCAGCCTCGAACCAGAACCGCCATGA
- a CDS encoding winged helix-turn-helix domain-containing protein, with amino-acid sequence MRYADSGGLSAAGRAKREQVRMQAARMFAVDVPATQVAARLRVSTKSVYQWRRRWRAGGMTALASTGPGGNVSRLSPDQLLRLRAELDLGPAAHGWTEDQRWTLARVATLIGRLFHVSYTLRGMSYLLHRMGYTPQVPKHRAVQRDEDAIAAWRATTWAKVRG; translated from the coding sequence GTGAGGTACGCCGATAGTGGTGGTCTGTCCGCAGCCGGACGGGCCAAGCGGGAACAGGTACGGATGCAGGCCGCGAGGATGTTCGCCGTCGATGTGCCAGCGACCCAGGTCGCGGCCAGGTTGCGAGTGTCGACGAAGTCGGTCTACCAGTGGCGGCGCCGCTGGCGTGCGGGTGGGATGACCGCCCTGGCCTCGACCGGCCCGGGTGGGAACGTCTCCCGACTCTCACCTGACCAGCTACTGCGGCTACGGGCCGAGTTGGACCTCGGACCGGCCGCACACGGCTGGACCGAGGACCAACGGTGGACCCTGGCCCGGGTCGCCACCCTGATCGGCCGACTGTTCCACGTCTCCTACACCCTGCGCGGCATGTCCTACCTGCTACACCGCATGGGCTACACCCCTCAGGTACCCAAACACCGGGCCGTGCAGCGTGATGAGGACGCGATCGCCGCCTGGCGGGCCACCACCTGGGCCAAGGTACGAGGCTAG
- a CDS encoding IS110 family transposase: MDPHKRSATIEVMACDETVVGGGRFDTDRAGYAAMRKYASQWASRVWAIEGCQGIGRHIANRLLADGEQVVDVPPKLSARARVFATGQGRKTDATDAHSIALVGTRMAGLRPVVNDEQLALLRILVDRRRSLGEDHTRMVSQLHQLLLELIPGGAKKSLSAAQAKALLATVRPRDTVGKARRRVAAELIGDLERVYRRSKEADKELKELVASTGTTLMDLHGIGPSGAARLLVEVSDITRFPDRAHFASWNGTAPIDASSGEQVRHRLSRAGNRQINRVLQRLNGWGLLWMAGV, translated from the coding sequence ATGGACCCGCACAAGCGCTCTGCCACGATCGAGGTCATGGCCTGCGACGAGACCGTCGTCGGCGGCGGCCGGTTCGACACCGACCGAGCTGGCTACGCGGCGATGAGGAAGTACGCCAGCCAGTGGGCGAGCCGGGTCTGGGCGATCGAGGGCTGTCAGGGCATCGGACGGCACATCGCCAACCGGTTGTTGGCCGACGGTGAGCAGGTCGTCGACGTGCCGCCGAAGTTGTCGGCCAGGGCGCGGGTGTTCGCCACCGGCCAGGGTCGCAAGACCGACGCCACCGACGCGCACTCCATCGCGCTTGTCGGCACCCGCATGGCCGGCCTGCGGCCGGTGGTCAACGACGAGCAGCTTGCCCTGCTGCGGATCCTGGTCGACCGGCGCCGCTCTTTGGGCGAGGACCACACCCGGATGGTGTCCCAGCTGCACCAACTGTTACTGGAACTGATTCCGGGTGGGGCGAAGAAGAGCCTGTCCGCCGCCCAAGCCAAAGCGTTGCTGGCCACGGTCCGGCCCCGAGACACGGTCGGCAAGGCCCGACGGCGGGTCGCCGCGGAGCTTATCGGTGACCTCGAACGGGTCTACCGGCGCTCCAAGGAAGCCGACAAGGAACTGAAAGAGCTTGTGGCCTCCACCGGGACCACGTTGATGGACCTGCACGGCATCGGACCGTCCGGGGCGGCCCGGCTACTGGTCGAGGTCAGTGACATCACCCGATTCCCGGACCGGGCCCACTTCGCCTCCTGGAACGGCACCGCCCCCATCGACGCGTCCTCCGGAGAGCAGGTCCGCCACCGACTTTCCCGAGCCGGGAACCGGCAGATCAACCGGGTGCTACAGCGGTTGAATGGTTGGGGTCTGCTTTGGATGGCCGGGGTGTGA
- a CDS encoding winged helix-turn-helix domain-containing protein, with amino-acid sequence MRYADSGGLSAAGRAKREQVRMQAARMFAVDVPATQVAARLRVSTKSVYQWRRRWRAGGMTALASTGPGGNVSRLSPDQLLRLRAELDLGPAAHGWTEDQRWTLARVATLIGRLFHVSYTLRGMSYLLHRMGYTPQVPKHRAVQRDEDAIAAWRATTWAKVRG; translated from the coding sequence GTGAGGTACGCCGATAGTGGTGGTCTGTCCGCAGCCGGACGGGCCAAGCGGGAACAGGTACGGATGCAGGCCGCGAGGATGTTCGCCGTCGATGTGCCAGCGACCCAGGTCGCGGCCAGGTTGCGGGTGTCGACGAAGTCGGTCTACCAGTGGCGGCGCCGCTGGCGTGCGGGTGGGATGACCGCCCTGGCCTCGACCGGCCCGGGTGGGAACGTCTCCCGACTCTCACCTGACCAGCTACTGCGGCTACGGGCCGAGTTGGACCTCGGACCGGCCGCACACGGCTGGACCGAGGACCAACGGTGGACCCTGGCCCGGGTCGCCACCCTGATCGGCCGACTGTTCCACGTCTCCTACACCCTGCGCGGCATGTCCTACCTGCTACACCGCATGGGCTACACCCCTCAGGTACCCAAACACCGGGCCGTGCAGCGTGATGAGGACGCGATCGCCGCCTGGCGGGCCACCACCTGGGCCAAGGTACGAGGCTAG
- a CDS encoding helix-turn-helix transcriptional regulator — protein sequence MLDALGLSTRDEAVYTAMLAHPQLGIARLAEHLSTTDDDVRAALENLADLALVRTDPAGGLRAARPQAGLLPLLMRAEAEIVARQHQIAATRDAITSIATTYQAADAQEAVNRLDGIEAVRERLAELAGSVRFECVSFSPGGAQSDATISAEAPLNQQALERGVTIRNLYLESFRNDSATLAHARAMAAIGSQSRTVPALPMRMVIVDRRLALVPSDPDDPSAGALEIETPALVLALYSLFEQMWHTATPFGDAPVPDLDGITGQERELLRLLGAGQTDEAVARTLALSVRSVQRMMASITDRLEASSRFQAGVESCRRGWV from the coding sequence ATGCTGGACGCACTTGGACTATCTACAAGGGACGAAGCGGTGTACACCGCGATGCTGGCGCATCCGCAGCTGGGCATCGCCAGACTCGCCGAACACCTGTCGACCACCGACGACGATGTCCGGGCCGCGCTGGAGAATCTGGCCGATCTGGCTCTGGTCCGTACCGACCCGGCAGGTGGGCTCCGGGCGGCCCGGCCGCAGGCCGGACTCCTCCCGCTGCTGATGAGGGCGGAGGCGGAGATCGTCGCGCGGCAGCACCAGATCGCGGCGACCAGGGACGCCATCACGTCGATCGCGACGACCTACCAGGCGGCTGACGCGCAGGAGGCCGTCAACCGCCTCGACGGCATCGAAGCCGTACGGGAGCGGTTGGCCGAGCTCGCCGGATCCGTGCGGTTCGAATGCGTGTCCTTCAGCCCGGGCGGCGCACAGTCGGACGCGACGATCTCGGCCGAGGCGCCGCTGAACCAGCAGGCGCTCGAACGCGGGGTGACCATTCGCAACCTGTACCTGGAGAGTTTCCGCAACGACTCGGCCACGCTCGCCCACGCCCGGGCGATGGCCGCGATCGGCAGCCAGAGCCGGACCGTTCCCGCGCTACCCATGCGGATGGTGATCGTCGATCGGCGGCTCGCTCTCGTGCCGTCCGATCCGGACGACCCCTCGGCCGGGGCCCTGGAGATCGAGACACCCGCGCTCGTCCTCGCGCTGTACTCGCTGTTCGAGCAGATGTGGCATACCGCCACACCGTTCGGCGATGCTCCGGTCCCCGACCTCGACGGCATCACCGGGCAGGAACGCGAGTTGCTGCGGCTGTTGGGCGCGGGCCAGACCGACGAGGCCGTGGCGCGGACCCTGGCCCTCTCGGTGCGGAGCGTGCAGCGGATGATGGCATCCATCACGGACCGGCTGGAAGCGTCGAGTCGCTTCCAGGCCGGTGTCGAGTCCTGCCGGCGCGGTTGGGTCTGA
- a CDS encoding response regulator transcription factor encodes MRVVIADDAVLLREGLVRLLTEHGHDVLAAVGDGTALVDAIVAHRPDVSIVDVRMPPSHTDEGLRAAVEARQRVPRTPILVLSQYVEVSYADDLLATVKPSGGAGGGGIGYLLKDRVAAIDEFLDALRRVASGGTVLDPEVVGQLLVRRRRDDPLRELTPREREVLGLMAEGRSNTAIARALVVSDGAVEKHVRNIFTKLRLPPDEEQHRRVLAVLAYLRG; translated from the coding sequence ATGCGGGTAGTTATCGCCGACGACGCCGTCCTGCTCCGCGAGGGGCTGGTCCGGTTGCTGACCGAGCACGGACACGATGTGCTGGCCGCGGTCGGCGACGGCACGGCACTCGTCGACGCCATCGTCGCGCACCGGCCGGACGTCTCGATCGTGGACGTCCGGATGCCGCCCTCGCACACCGACGAGGGGCTGCGGGCGGCGGTGGAGGCCCGGCAGCGGGTGCCGCGTACCCCGATCCTGGTCCTTTCCCAGTACGTCGAGGTGTCGTACGCCGACGACCTGCTCGCCACCGTCAAGCCCAGCGGTGGTGCCGGGGGCGGTGGCATCGGCTACCTGCTCAAGGACCGGGTGGCGGCGATCGACGAGTTCCTCGACGCGCTGCGCCGGGTCGCCTCCGGCGGCACCGTGCTCGACCCGGAGGTGGTCGGCCAGCTGCTCGTCCGGCGCCGCCGGGACGACCCGCTGCGGGAGCTGACCCCACGGGAGCGGGAGGTGCTCGGGCTGATGGCCGAGGGTCGCTCGAACACCGCCATCGCCCGGGCGCTGGTGGTCAGCGACGGCGCGGTGGAGAAACACGTCCGGAACATCTTCACCAAGCTGCGACTGCCGCCGGACGAGGAGCAGCATCGCCGGGTCCTCGCGGTCCTCGCCTACCTGCGCGGCTAG